One Carassius gibelio isolate Cgi1373 ecotype wild population from Czech Republic chromosome A20, carGib1.2-hapl.c, whole genome shotgun sequence DNA segment encodes these proteins:
- the LOC127938890 gene encoding desmocollin-3-like isoform X1, with protein MSAALRRAQRTLSQHVWEIDAVKCSAVQRNSTHTHGRMYDRALFALCLLTLVLLQSAASCEVRPVLAQVPKRLPAGYVISEGKEELTLKGCAAKPVAFTSSDPDFAVNTDGSIITVHGLEITTKQFSVLVQDENRLDWRVDIILSCKDELSQKSSSAAHKRTKRRWRPLPFSVVENDIPPFPKQLERIASDSAVNYSVYYEISGQGVTTDPKGLFILSKYSGMLSVTRAVDREQYPQFNFIARVFDLSGKETDQFLPITVNVEDQNDNAPEFIGGRFFTVEERCRAGTVIGQVNATDKDQANLDHTLIKFTLHNATDMFSIGPSNGIITAKTNTLDREAQDKVYVEIEIRDMGGAPNGLFSRGTFVITLTDVNDNAPTFKEKLYKAKVQENQENVLVTRIPVEDKDLVNTPNWKALFEVTKGNESGNFRMETDPKTNEGLLYVIKGLDFEKTPLVNLEITARNEVPLVGTDTKWLSVPLELSVGDEDEGPEFNPDILYLKVKENVANGTIIGTCKALDPENKNSNGIKYYKMTDPGNWITVVENTGELKTANTIDRESPLVHQDMYNITIRAVDESKKTGKGMVIIQIEDVNDNMPVILNPNPIVCNKDDMLSSVLVEAVDMDKSPYSTPFIFELGADHDGKWKLKDATASSVVLEQAEAMPTGLYSVPLLVKDLQGFGKEQTVNVRVCTCEREEYGMGVCGARSASASLGSLGILALVLSGLLLLLLSLLLIFICSTRREKLYISDDTGTGGMLLKSNTEAPGEEVKDGALMMIPGVGAEVVDGSLQSGLMESKNMTLASGRYGQFFQGGGMYNTTNQGFGTENFYSSGRFENNLYGNNTLQKSSNMSAQDTWKTNGFYLDRKLAYFGDEEEGRYADDLLKTYGDEGMGSPAGSVGCCSLLGEPESVDFLNTLGPKFKPLADICYTTNRTGN; from the exons GTGCTGCTTCAGAGTGCTGCGTCTTGTGAGGTGAGGCCTGTGCTCGCTCAGGTTCCTAAGAGGCTGCCCGCCGGTTATGTCATTTCCGAAGGCAAGGAGGAAT TAACTCTCAAAGGCTGTGCGGCCAAACCTGTGGCCTTTACTTCCAGTGACCCTGACTTCGCTGTAAATACAGATGGATCCATTATCACAGTTCATGGTTTGGAGATTACAACAAAGCAGTTTTCTGTCCTGGTGCAGGATGAGAACAGACTGGATTGGAGGGTGGACATTATCCTGTCCTGTAAAGATGAG CTATCTCAGAAGTCCAGCAGTGCGGCTCATAAGCGTACTAAGAGAAGATGGAGACCGTTGCCTTTCTCTGTTGTTGAGAATGACATCCCTCCTTTCCCAAAGCAACTGGAGAGG ATTGCATCTGATTCTGCAGTAAATTACTCAGTGTATTATGAGATCAGTGGACAGGGTGTGACCACAGATCCTAAGGGCTTATTTATTCTGAGCAAGTATAGCGGCATGCTGAGTGTGACCAGGGCCGTTGACCGTGAGCAGTACCCACAATTCAAT TTTATAGCTCGTGTGTTTGACTTAAGTGGCAAGGAAACAGATCAATTTCTGCCCATCACTGTGAATGTGGAGGATCAGAATGATAATGCCCCTGAATTCATAGGAGGTCGATTCTTCACCGTAGAAGAGCGGTGCAGGGCAG GAACTGTAATAGGACAAGTGAATGCCACTGATAAGGATCAGGCTAACCTTGACCACACCTTGATCAAGTTTACTCTGCACAATGCTACTGACATGTTCTCCATTGGTCCTTCTAATGGAATAATAACTGCTAAAACCAACACCTTAGACAGAGAG GCTCAGGACAAAGTCTACGTTGAAATAGAGATCAGAGATATGGGCGGAGCCCCTAATGGGCTCTTCAGCAGAGGAACATTTGTGATTACTCTCACAGACGTTAATGATAACGCTCCTACCTTTAAGGAGAAGCTG taCAAAGCCAAGGTTCAGGAGAACCAGGAAAATGTGCTAGTCACTAGGATCCCAGTGGAAGATAAGGACTTGGTGAACACCCCTAACTGGAAGGCCCTGTTTGAGGTCACCAAAGGAAATGAGAGTGGCAACTTCAGGATGGAGACAGACCCCAAAACCAATGAGGGGCTTCTGTATGTGATAAAG GGATTGGATTTTGAAAAAACTCCACTGGTGAATCTGGAAATAACTGCCCGTAATGAGGTTCCATTGGTTGGGACTGACACTAAATGGCTCTCTGTGCCACTCGAGCTCAGTGTGGGAGATGAAGATGAAGGTCCAGAGTTCAACCCTGACATTCTATATCTCAAAGTCAAGGAGAACGTTGCCAATGGAACCATCATTGGAACCTGTAAAGCTCTGGACCCTGAAAATAAGAACAGCAATGGAATAAA GTACTATAAGATGACTGACCCAGGCAACTGGATCACTGTGGTGGAGAACACTGGAGAACTGAAAACAGCCAATACTATCGATCGAGAATCACCTTTGGTCCACCAGGATATGTACAACATAACCATCAGAGCTGTGGATGAGA GTAAGAAGACAGGAAAGGGGATGGTTATAATCCAGATCGAAGACGTGAATGATAACATGCCTGTGATTTTGAATCCAAACCCGATCGTGTGTAATAAGGATGATATGCTGAGCTCAGTTCTGGTTGAAGCTGTGGACATGGACAAGTCACCTTACTCTACTCCCTTCATTTTCGAACTTGGAGCAGATCACGATGGGAAGTGGAAACTGAAGGATGCTACAG CATCATCTGTGGTGCTGGAACAGGCTGAGGCCATGCCTACCGGTCTCTACAGTGTCCCTCTCTTGGTGAAGGATCTACAGGGATTCGGGAAAGAACAGACCGTGAATGTGCGAGTGTGCACCTGTGAGAGGGAGGAATATGGGATGGGAGTATGTGGAGCTCGGAGTGCCTCGGCCTCTTTGGGCAGTTTGGGAATCCTTGCCTTAGTTCTTTCTGGCCTGCTGCTGCTACTCTTAA GTCTGTTGCTCATCTTCATATGCAGTACTAGGAGAGAAAAGCTGTACATCAGTGATGACACAGGAACAGGAGGAATGCTGCTGAAATCAAACACTGAGGCTCCTGGTGAAGAAGTG AAAGATGGAGCTTTGATGATGATTCCTGGGGTAGGGGCAGAGGTAGTGGACGGGTCACTACAGAGCGGCCTCATGGAAAGTAAGAACATGACTTTAGCTTCAGGACGCTACGGGCAGTTTTTCCAGGGAGGAGGCATGTACAACACCACCAATCAGGGGTTTGGGACAGAAAATTTCTACTCATCCGGACGCTTTGAAAACAACTTGTATGGCAACAACACGTTACAGAAATCATCAAATATGAGTGCTCAGGACACATGGAAAACCAATGGGTTCTACTTGGACAGA aaactggCTTACTTTGGAGATGAGGAGGAGGGGCGGTATGCGGATGACCTGCTGAAGACTTATGGGGATGAGGGGATGGGATCTCCTGCAGGCTCTGTAGGATGTTGTAGCCTCTTGGGTGAGCCGGAATCAGTGGACTTTTTGAACACTCTTGGCCCCAAATTCAAACCACTGGCTGACATCTGCTACACGACGAATCGAACCGGAAACTAA
- the LOC127938890 gene encoding desmocollin-3-like isoform X2, with amino-acid sequence MSAALRRAQRTLSQHVWEIDAVKCSAVQRNSTHTHGRMYDRALFALCLLTLVLLQSAASCEVRPVLAQVPKRLPAGYVISEVTLKGCAAKPVAFTSSDPDFAVNTDGSIITVHGLEITTKQFSVLVQDENRLDWRVDIILSCKDELSQKSSSAAHKRTKRRWRPLPFSVVENDIPPFPKQLERIASDSAVNYSVYYEISGQGVTTDPKGLFILSKYSGMLSVTRAVDREQYPQFNFIARVFDLSGKETDQFLPITVNVEDQNDNAPEFIGGRFFTVEERCRAGTVIGQVNATDKDQANLDHTLIKFTLHNATDMFSIGPSNGIITAKTNTLDREAQDKVYVEIEIRDMGGAPNGLFSRGTFVITLTDVNDNAPTFKEKLYKAKVQENQENVLVTRIPVEDKDLVNTPNWKALFEVTKGNESGNFRMETDPKTNEGLLYVIKGLDFEKTPLVNLEITARNEVPLVGTDTKWLSVPLELSVGDEDEGPEFNPDILYLKVKENVANGTIIGTCKALDPENKNSNGIKYYKMTDPGNWITVVENTGELKTANTIDRESPLVHQDMYNITIRAVDESKKTGKGMVIIQIEDVNDNMPVILNPNPIVCNKDDMLSSVLVEAVDMDKSPYSTPFIFELGADHDGKWKLKDATASSVVLEQAEAMPTGLYSVPLLVKDLQGFGKEQTVNVRVCTCEREEYGMGVCGARSASASLGSLGILALVLSGLLLLLLSLLLIFICSTRREKLYISDDTGTGGMLLKSNTEAPGEEVKDGALMMIPGVGAEVVDGSLQSGLMESKNMTLASGRYGQFFQGGGMYNTTNQGFGTENFYSSGRFENNLYGNNTLQKSSNMSAQDTWKTNGFYLDRKLAYFGDEEEGRYADDLLKTYGDEGMGSPAGSVGCCSLLGEPESVDFLNTLGPKFKPLADICYTTNRTGN; translated from the exons GTGCTGCTTCAGAGTGCTGCGTCTTGTGAGGTGAGGCCTGTGCTCGCTCAGGTTCCTAAGAGGCTGCCCGCCGGTTATGTCATTTCCGAAG TAACTCTCAAAGGCTGTGCGGCCAAACCTGTGGCCTTTACTTCCAGTGACCCTGACTTCGCTGTAAATACAGATGGATCCATTATCACAGTTCATGGTTTGGAGATTACAACAAAGCAGTTTTCTGTCCTGGTGCAGGATGAGAACAGACTGGATTGGAGGGTGGACATTATCCTGTCCTGTAAAGATGAG CTATCTCAGAAGTCCAGCAGTGCGGCTCATAAGCGTACTAAGAGAAGATGGAGACCGTTGCCTTTCTCTGTTGTTGAGAATGACATCCCTCCTTTCCCAAAGCAACTGGAGAGG ATTGCATCTGATTCTGCAGTAAATTACTCAGTGTATTATGAGATCAGTGGACAGGGTGTGACCACAGATCCTAAGGGCTTATTTATTCTGAGCAAGTATAGCGGCATGCTGAGTGTGACCAGGGCCGTTGACCGTGAGCAGTACCCACAATTCAAT TTTATAGCTCGTGTGTTTGACTTAAGTGGCAAGGAAACAGATCAATTTCTGCCCATCACTGTGAATGTGGAGGATCAGAATGATAATGCCCCTGAATTCATAGGAGGTCGATTCTTCACCGTAGAAGAGCGGTGCAGGGCAG GAACTGTAATAGGACAAGTGAATGCCACTGATAAGGATCAGGCTAACCTTGACCACACCTTGATCAAGTTTACTCTGCACAATGCTACTGACATGTTCTCCATTGGTCCTTCTAATGGAATAATAACTGCTAAAACCAACACCTTAGACAGAGAG GCTCAGGACAAAGTCTACGTTGAAATAGAGATCAGAGATATGGGCGGAGCCCCTAATGGGCTCTTCAGCAGAGGAACATTTGTGATTACTCTCACAGACGTTAATGATAACGCTCCTACCTTTAAGGAGAAGCTG taCAAAGCCAAGGTTCAGGAGAACCAGGAAAATGTGCTAGTCACTAGGATCCCAGTGGAAGATAAGGACTTGGTGAACACCCCTAACTGGAAGGCCCTGTTTGAGGTCACCAAAGGAAATGAGAGTGGCAACTTCAGGATGGAGACAGACCCCAAAACCAATGAGGGGCTTCTGTATGTGATAAAG GGATTGGATTTTGAAAAAACTCCACTGGTGAATCTGGAAATAACTGCCCGTAATGAGGTTCCATTGGTTGGGACTGACACTAAATGGCTCTCTGTGCCACTCGAGCTCAGTGTGGGAGATGAAGATGAAGGTCCAGAGTTCAACCCTGACATTCTATATCTCAAAGTCAAGGAGAACGTTGCCAATGGAACCATCATTGGAACCTGTAAAGCTCTGGACCCTGAAAATAAGAACAGCAATGGAATAAA GTACTATAAGATGACTGACCCAGGCAACTGGATCACTGTGGTGGAGAACACTGGAGAACTGAAAACAGCCAATACTATCGATCGAGAATCACCTTTGGTCCACCAGGATATGTACAACATAACCATCAGAGCTGTGGATGAGA GTAAGAAGACAGGAAAGGGGATGGTTATAATCCAGATCGAAGACGTGAATGATAACATGCCTGTGATTTTGAATCCAAACCCGATCGTGTGTAATAAGGATGATATGCTGAGCTCAGTTCTGGTTGAAGCTGTGGACATGGACAAGTCACCTTACTCTACTCCCTTCATTTTCGAACTTGGAGCAGATCACGATGGGAAGTGGAAACTGAAGGATGCTACAG CATCATCTGTGGTGCTGGAACAGGCTGAGGCCATGCCTACCGGTCTCTACAGTGTCCCTCTCTTGGTGAAGGATCTACAGGGATTCGGGAAAGAACAGACCGTGAATGTGCGAGTGTGCACCTGTGAGAGGGAGGAATATGGGATGGGAGTATGTGGAGCTCGGAGTGCCTCGGCCTCTTTGGGCAGTTTGGGAATCCTTGCCTTAGTTCTTTCTGGCCTGCTGCTGCTACTCTTAA GTCTGTTGCTCATCTTCATATGCAGTACTAGGAGAGAAAAGCTGTACATCAGTGATGACACAGGAACAGGAGGAATGCTGCTGAAATCAAACACTGAGGCTCCTGGTGAAGAAGTG AAAGATGGAGCTTTGATGATGATTCCTGGGGTAGGGGCAGAGGTAGTGGACGGGTCACTACAGAGCGGCCTCATGGAAAGTAAGAACATGACTTTAGCTTCAGGACGCTACGGGCAGTTTTTCCAGGGAGGAGGCATGTACAACACCACCAATCAGGGGTTTGGGACAGAAAATTTCTACTCATCCGGACGCTTTGAAAACAACTTGTATGGCAACAACACGTTACAGAAATCATCAAATATGAGTGCTCAGGACACATGGAAAACCAATGGGTTCTACTTGGACAGA aaactggCTTACTTTGGAGATGAGGAGGAGGGGCGGTATGCGGATGACCTGCTGAAGACTTATGGGGATGAGGGGATGGGATCTCCTGCAGGCTCTGTAGGATGTTGTAGCCTCTTGGGTGAGCCGGAATCAGTGGACTTTTTGAACACTCTTGGCCCCAAATTCAAACCACTGGCTGACATCTGCTACACGACGAATCGAACCGGAAACTAA